The following proteins are encoded in a genomic region of Galbibacter sp. BG1:
- a CDS encoding peptide-methionine (S)-S-oxide reductase, whose translation MEKVALGGSCYWCMEAIFISLLGVGRVEQGFVSSKEDTDSFSEAIVVHYHAADIPLKVLIEIHLHTHKSTHRHSRRDTYKSAVYVFSEKQRLQTNEILNTLQKNFSEKIITQVLSFESFKFSDEKFHDYYFKNPKKPFCETYINPKLHKLREQFTKYTDRDKLKHLSD comes from the coding sequence ATGGAAAAAGTAGCGCTAGGGGGAAGTTGCTATTGGTGTATGGAAGCTATTTTTATATCGCTTTTGGGAGTAGGAAGGGTAGAACAAGGCTTCGTATCGTCCAAAGAAGATACGGACTCTTTTTCCGAGGCTATCGTAGTGCATTATCATGCCGCAGATATTCCTTTAAAAGTACTAATAGAAATTCATTTGCATACACATAAAAGTACACATCGCCATAGTAGAAGGGACACCTATAAATCGGCAGTCTATGTTTTTTCTGAAAAACAAAGATTACAGACGAATGAGATTTTAAATACTCTTCAAAAGAATTTTTCAGAAAAAATTATCACACAGGTATTGTCTTTTGAATCATTTAAATTTTCTGATGAAAAGTTTCATGATTATTATTTCAAAAATCCGAAAAAACCTTTTTGTGAAACTTATATCAACCCGAAATTGCATAAATTACGGGAACAATTCACTAAATATACCGATCGTGATAAATTGAAACACCTTTCAGATTAA
- a CDS encoding bifunctional alpha/beta hydrolase/OsmC family protein yields the protein MKSTKLEIQNKKGYKLQAYLELPANEKPFYFAIFAHCFTCNSNYKAVKNVSRSLTNFGFGVVRFDFTGLGSSDGEFAESHFSANVDDLLSVNDFITEKYKAPSLLIGHSLGGAAVLVAANKLDHVKAVATIGAPATVAHAKHLFIDQIDDLDNKDRVEVKIGGRSFTINKEFVMDFDASNLPESVKELRRPLLIMHAPFDKTVGIENAKELYENAMHPKSFISLDDADHLLTDVKDSNYAGNMIGAWVQRYFKYEENEMLDTDGEQLVAHLNVAEDNFTTNIQTKKHAFVADEPESFGGDDFGPGPYDFLSASLAACSAMTVKLYAERKKWELKEVFVYITYSKKHTDDLTMEAEQTGKIDHLSKKMKFVGNLSEEQRQKLTEIASRCPVHKTLQNEVVIETEEVK from the coding sequence ATGAAAAGTACTAAACTAGAAATTCAAAACAAAAAGGGCTATAAATTGCAAGCGTACCTAGAGTTGCCAGCCAATGAAAAGCCCTTTTACTTTGCCATTTTTGCGCATTGCTTTACCTGCAACAGCAATTACAAGGCAGTTAAAAATGTAAGCAGATCGCTTACCAATTTTGGTTTTGGAGTGGTGCGTTTCGACTTTACAGGACTTGGAAGTAGTGATGGGGAATTTGCAGAGAGTCACTTTTCTGCCAATGTCGACGATTTGCTTTCGGTTAATGATTTTATTACTGAAAAATATAAAGCCCCTTCCCTTTTAATCGGCCATTCCTTGGGTGGCGCTGCCGTTTTGGTAGCGGCCAACAAGCTAGATCACGTAAAAGCGGTAGCCACTATAGGTGCACCAGCTACCGTAGCTCATGCCAAGCATTTGTTTATAGATCAAATAGACGATCTGGATAACAAGGATAGGGTAGAAGTGAAAATTGGAGGGCGTTCCTTTACTATCAACAAGGAATTTGTAATGGATTTCGATGCCAGCAACCTACCTGAGTCCGTCAAAGAATTGCGGCGACCTTTATTAATTATGCATGCGCCTTTCGATAAAACCGTGGGCATAGAAAATGCAAAGGAACTTTATGAAAATGCCATGCACCCCAAGAGTTTTATCAGTTTAGATGATGCCGATCATTTGCTTACCGATGTAAAAGACAGCAATTACGCAGGGAACATGATTGGCGCTTGGGTACAACGCTATTTTAAATATGAAGAAAATGAAATGTTAGATACCGATGGGGAGCAGTTGGTAGCACATTTAAATGTCGCCGAAGATAATTTTACGACCAACATCCAAACTAAAAAACATGCTTTTGTGGCAGACGAACCAGAAAGTTTTGGAGGGGATGATTTTGGCCCAGGCCCTTACGACTTTTTAAGTGCTAGTTTGGCGGCTTGCTCTGCAATGACGGTTAAACTATATGCTGAAAGGAAGAAATGGGAATTAAAAGAGGTTTTTGTATACATTACCTATTCCAAAAAGCATACCGACGATCTCACGATGGAGGCGGAACAAACGGGAAAAATAGACCACCTTTCTAAAAAAATGAAGTTTGTAGGAAATTTATCTGAAGAGCAACGGCAGAAACTAACAGAAATTGCATCCCGCTGTCCCGTACATAAAACCCTACAAAACGAGGTGGTTATAGAAACTGAGGAAGTGAAATAG
- a CDS encoding transporter substrate-binding domain-containing protein, whose translation MHRIQLCCLLFLAFQLQLFAQVPKDSILKVGYTGSAPFVLNEDIPNGISIDVWKEIAFKTNLNYDLVPFTNIDNGIIAVKNNKIDVLIGPITINSERAEQISFSQPYFDTEMAILAPNIDLSIWERIKPFFSSTFLYAVLGLFLVLGIVGFLFWLVEGRYRKSDFGKSPIKGIGNGIWLAIVTMTTVGYGDYAPRTALGRFIIGAWMIISLIMATSFVAGIATTLTVTSKEGKTITSLPQLEGKRVAVPPYNKLIDNVNIVGGEPVIVENVKDGYRMLLNNEVDALVYDVIPLEYAFKAREKNKFVLSKKNILPQHYGFIFPEANALEKQIDIAILKLKEDDAINKIIDSWINRN comes from the coding sequence ATGCATCGAATACAACTTTGCTGTCTTCTCTTTTTAGCATTTCAACTCCAACTATTTGCCCAAGTCCCAAAAGATTCCATTCTGAAAGTAGGTTATACCGGTTCGGCACCCTTTGTTTTAAATGAAGATATACCAAATGGCATTAGCATAGATGTTTGGAAGGAAATTGCTTTTAAAACGAATTTAAATTACGATTTAGTCCCTTTTACAAATATTGACAATGGAATTATTGCTGTAAAAAATAACAAGATTGATGTTCTTATTGGGCCCATTACCATTAATTCGGAAAGGGCGGAACAAATAAGTTTTTCACAACCCTATTTTGATACCGAAATGGCCATTCTTGCCCCAAACATCGATCTAAGCATTTGGGAACGTATTAAACCTTTCTTTAGCAGTACTTTTCTTTATGCTGTTCTAGGGTTGTTTCTGGTGCTAGGTATTGTTGGATTTCTTTTTTGGCTTGTAGAAGGAAGATATCGAAAAAGCGATTTTGGCAAGAGCCCAATAAAAGGTATAGGAAATGGGATTTGGCTTGCCATTGTTACCATGACTACCGTTGGGTATGGAGACTATGCCCCGAGAACAGCTTTAGGAAGGTTTATTATTGGTGCCTGGATGATTATATCGCTTATTATGGCAACTTCTTTTGTCGCGGGTATTGCCACCACTCTAACCGTTACCAGTAAAGAAGGTAAAACCATTACTTCCCTGCCACAATTGGAAGGTAAAAGGGTGGCCGTACCGCCCTACAATAAACTTATCGATAATGTAAATATTGTAGGTGGCGAACCAGTAATTGTGGAAAATGTAAAAGATGGGTACCGTATGTTGCTCAACAACGAAGTAGATGCGTTGGTATATGATGTGATTCCCCTTGAATACGCCTTTAAGGCAAGGGAGAAGAATAAATTTGTGCTTAGCAAGAAGAATATTTTACCTCAACATTATGGTTTTATATTCCCAGAGGCAAATGCCTTGGAAAAACAAATAGATATTGCCATTTTAAAGTTAAAGGAAGACGATGCGATCAATAAGATAATCGATTCGTGGATTAATAGAAATTAA
- a CDS encoding alpha/beta fold hydrolase, whose amino-acid sequence MKRPITEVKTKGAKRYILFFLVGVASVYLHFFFQFRTSDTQTLQYFEKSNTPVAIEYISSPTYPENIRVIQTKNKAEHNILFVHGAPGSSNAFYSYLEDTTLLSTARLITYDRPGYGYSGFGNAMTSIVEQAEVLNDIIKSLNLNNVIVVGHSYGGPIAALAALSNPSIKGLVMLSPAIDPKAEKYYWIGQFAEWEATKWLVPEALEIAQQEKSVHAKKLMEISTSWNDITIPTLIIHGRKDVLAPFENMRYVENTFSNAQLDAIALPNANHFIPWTQKKIIIEELVGMISADKD is encoded by the coding sequence ATGAAAAGACCAATTACTGAAGTAAAAACGAAAGGAGCTAAGAGATATATTCTTTTCTTCTTAGTTGGTGTGGCTTCTGTGTATCTTCACTTTTTCTTTCAATTTCGAACCTCAGATACACAAACCCTTCAGTATTTCGAAAAATCGAACACTCCGGTTGCTATTGAATATATTTCTTCCCCGACTTATCCTGAAAATATACGGGTCATACAAACCAAAAACAAAGCAGAACACAATATCCTTTTTGTCCACGGCGCGCCTGGATCTTCAAATGCATTTTACAGTTATTTGGAAGATACTACATTACTAAGCACAGCACGTTTAATTACTTACGACCGCCCGGGGTATGGATATTCCGGTTTTGGTAATGCAATGACTTCAATCGTTGAGCAAGCCGAGGTTTTGAATGATATTATAAAATCACTGAATTTAAACAATGTTATTGTGGTGGGACATTCGTATGGTGGTCCCATTGCCGCATTGGCCGCTTTAAGTAATCCATCCATAAAAGGCTTGGTTATGTTGTCCCCAGCCATAGACCCGAAGGCAGAAAAGTATTATTGGATCGGGCAGTTTGCTGAATGGGAAGCTACCAAATGGTTGGTACCCGAAGCATTGGAAATCGCTCAACAGGAAAAAAGCGTACATGCCAAAAAACTTATGGAAATCTCCACAAGCTGGAACGATATTACTATTCCTACCCTCATAATACACGGTAGAAAGGATGTTCTAGCTCCATTTGAAAACATGCGGTACGTGGAAAACACATTTAGCAATGCACAACTAGATGCTATAGCGCTCCCTAATGCCAATCATTTTATACCGTGGACGCAAAAGAAAATCATTATTGAGGAGCTTGTAGGTATGATTTCAGCAGATAAAGATTAA
- a CDS encoding YbcC family protein — protein MIKNQNTKTETAGNTAEALQNVLQKACKRIAPVWPLENFVAVNPYLGLTELSFEEATKRLSKVGGVKTTMPLAYYLKAIKDGKLSANHIEHVLYRKGFSKNEAIEFISIIDVQDSKETDSYKVHSITDLVSHFDKKDWNRFCIDRITSWAAAYFDKGQALWKSPHQNKGIFEAWKAEAQLDRTPEIMGLKGFRKSVESLPKDPIEAAAHSLATLNIPYATAELYLHRLLIRVGGWAAYAAQIDWDKELYGKESNALQEFLCVLICWEACFYQSVKMEELQNYWENELQLLIANKETPLANDEYKRLILQEAYDLSAQQKLIKLFEDKKEENKNEKKSPKAQAIFCIDVRSEVYRRHLEQASAEIETLGFAGFFAFPIKYVPLAHEEGQAQCPVLLPTGPTVKEEIAIPQQNKWAIQNRQLKHQVNRSWKSFKLGAISCFSFVGPVGLAYLPKLFTDTFGITRPVPHPDRESIKSKYIKNKQISFSNTHQKKDGTGISLEEQLKLAKTALQAMSLTENFARLVLIVGHGSSTVNNPYATGLDCGACGGHTGEANARVAAAVLNNKEVRKLLLQEAIEIPEETIFLACQHDTTTDEVSIFNPYDVPGSHKQELKDLEKWLENAGKTARAERALRMQIENNEKIDKAIFSRSKDWSQVRPEWGLAGCSAFIVTSRNRTEGIDLEGKSFLHSYNWKQDKEFQVLELIMTAPMVVTSWISLQYYASTVDNLHYGSGNKALHNVTGGIGVLEGFAGDLRVGLPWQSVHDGDTYQHEPLKLNVVIEAPLDAMNHVLEKHENVRHLCENGWINLLAMNEEGKISDRYAGKNLWETINS, from the coding sequence ATGATTAAAAATCAAAATACTAAAACCGAAACAGCAGGGAATACAGCTGAAGCACTCCAAAACGTCTTACAAAAGGCCTGCAAAAGAATTGCTCCGGTTTGGCCTTTAGAAAACTTTGTAGCAGTAAATCCATATCTGGGATTAACAGAACTTTCTTTTGAAGAGGCTACCAAACGACTTTCTAAAGTAGGTGGGGTAAAAACAACTATGCCCTTAGCTTACTACTTAAAAGCGATAAAAGATGGGAAGTTATCTGCCAATCATATTGAACATGTACTATACAGAAAAGGGTTTAGCAAGAATGAAGCTATCGAATTTATCTCGATAATAGATGTTCAAGACTCCAAAGAGACAGATTCCTATAAAGTTCACTCCATTACAGATTTGGTCTCTCATTTCGACAAAAAAGATTGGAACCGGTTTTGTATCGACCGAATAACTTCTTGGGCAGCTGCTTATTTTGATAAAGGACAAGCGCTGTGGAAAAGTCCACACCAAAACAAAGGGATTTTTGAAGCTTGGAAAGCAGAAGCTCAACTAGATCGTACCCCAGAAATAATGGGCTTAAAAGGATTTCGTAAAAGCGTTGAGAGCCTACCTAAAGATCCTATTGAAGCGGCAGCACATTCTTTAGCTACCCTAAATATACCTTATGCCACGGCAGAACTTTACCTTCACAGACTGCTTATACGCGTGGGTGGATGGGCCGCCTATGCCGCACAAATAGATTGGGATAAAGAGCTCTACGGAAAAGAGTCCAACGCGCTTCAAGAATTTTTATGTGTCTTGATTTGCTGGGAAGCTTGTTTCTACCAAAGCGTAAAAATGGAAGAGCTTCAAAATTATTGGGAAAACGAACTCCAATTATTAATTGCCAACAAAGAAACCCCACTCGCCAATGATGAGTATAAAAGATTAATTCTTCAAGAGGCTTACGATCTATCCGCCCAACAGAAACTCATAAAGCTATTTGAGGATAAAAAAGAAGAAAACAAAAACGAAAAGAAAAGTCCAAAAGCACAGGCGATCTTTTGTATTGACGTCCGCTCGGAGGTTTACAGGAGACATTTGGAACAAGCATCTGCAGAAATAGAAACACTCGGTTTCGCAGGTTTCTTCGCCTTTCCTATAAAATATGTGCCTTTGGCTCACGAAGAGGGTCAAGCGCAATGTCCGGTACTCCTTCCTACAGGACCAACGGTAAAAGAGGAAATAGCAATCCCGCAACAGAACAAATGGGCTATTCAAAATAGACAGCTAAAACATCAAGTAAATCGTTCTTGGAAATCGTTCAAACTTGGGGCAATCTCTTGCTTTAGTTTTGTAGGCCCCGTGGGGCTCGCCTACCTACCAAAACTTTTTACAGATACCTTTGGAATAACACGACCAGTGCCACATCCAGACCGAGAAAGCATCAAATCTAAATACATAAAAAACAAGCAAATTAGCTTTTCTAATACTCATCAAAAGAAAGATGGAACAGGCATCTCACTTGAGGAACAATTGAAATTGGCAAAAACAGCGCTACAGGCGATGTCGCTTACAGAGAATTTTGCAAGACTGGTACTTATAGTAGGCCATGGTTCATCGACGGTAAATAATCCCTATGCTACCGGCCTCGACTGCGGAGCTTGTGGCGGACACACCGGAGAGGCAAATGCAAGGGTAGCTGCCGCTGTTCTAAACAACAAAGAAGTGAGAAAACTACTACTTCAAGAAGCAATAGAAATTCCAGAAGAAACCATTTTCTTAGCATGCCAGCACGATACTACCACCGATGAAGTAAGTATTTTTAACCCTTACGATGTTCCGGGATCACACAAACAAGAATTAAAGGATTTGGAAAAATGGTTAGAAAATGCCGGCAAAACAGCCAGAGCCGAAAGGGCTTTGCGTATGCAAATAGAAAATAATGAAAAGATAGACAAGGCTATCTTTAGCCGAAGTAAAGACTGGTCTCAGGTACGACCAGAATGGGGACTAGCTGGTTGTTCTGCCTTTATAGTAACATCTAGGAACCGTACCGAGGGAATAGACCTAGAAGGCAAATCTTTCCTACACTCCTACAATTGGAAACAAGACAAAGAGTTTCAGGTTTTAGAACTTATTATGACCGCTCCCATGGTGGTAACAAGTTGGATTAGCTTACAGTACTATGCTTCCACCGTAGACAACCTTCACTACGGTTCTGGAAACAAAGCACTGCACAATGTTACCGGAGGAATTGGAGTACTCGAGGGCTTTGCGGGAGACCTACGGGTTGGCCTACCTTGGCAATCGGTACACGATGGAGATACTTATCAGCATGAACCTCTTAAGCTCAACGTGGTCATAGAAGCGCCCTTAGATGCCATGAACCATGTTCTAGAAAAGCATGAAAATGTAAGGCATCTCTGCGAAAATGGCTGGATAAACCTTCTAGCGATGAACGAAGAAGGCAAAATATCTGATCGCTACGCAGGTAAAAACCTTTGGGAAACGATAAATTCTTAA
- a CDS encoding proton-conducting transporter membrane subunit — translation MTENLIATLVLLSPVAFAICALASWFQPGGKPSIVKSFSSFTTIFTIVIAAVSGFFILQNDAVQTMTIGFYEIGLSLRLDPLSILMFSMIALLGFIIVKFSFNYLDGDQRQGAFLGRLCATIASVQLLVLSGNLGLLFLSWVLTSISLHRLLVFYSDRPRAIIAAKKKFIMARAGDLSLFIAFVLLYNHFGTGDLGTIFQQIKENQALQSNFANVELAGVFLALAAIFKSAQFPFHGWLIEVMETPTPVSALLHAGLLNAGPFLITRFAFVVEGTTLAPVILIIFGGFTGWFASVAFLTQPSVKTALGYSSVAHMGFMLMICGLGVYPAAMLHLVAHSFYKAHAFLSSGSVIDTVRSNKVALPERLGSIPRLLLSVFLAMAVYLAFSFAWGIDPLEELSLLATGAIIVMGLSQMLAPTIDANGFKSGILRTTIMATLVAAAFFTLESATHLLLATQLPTLSQPNMIITVLIAGVLLLYGITVVGQMLAPSLATSSYWTKVGFHFRNGWYANAILDRLVGALNNSSSGTPQPNFSNKAFNIPTEENPSDKKPKRESVLESV, via the coding sequence ATGACAGAAAATTTAATTGCTACGCTCGTACTACTCTCTCCTGTAGCATTTGCCATTTGCGCGCTCGCATCGTGGTTTCAGCCAGGAGGAAAGCCAAGTATTGTTAAAAGTTTCAGCTCTTTCACTACTATTTTCACTATTGTAATCGCCGCTGTAAGCGGTTTTTTTATACTGCAAAACGATGCGGTACAAACCATGACAATAGGATTTTACGAAATAGGACTCTCCTTGCGTTTAGATCCGTTGAGCATCCTTATGTTTTCAATGATTGCTTTACTCGGATTCATAATCGTAAAATTTAGTTTCAACTACTTAGATGGGGATCAGCGTCAAGGCGCTTTTCTCGGTAGGCTCTGCGCCACCATCGCTTCTGTTCAGCTACTGGTACTCTCTGGAAACTTAGGCCTGTTATTCCTTTCATGGGTATTAACTAGTATTTCCCTGCATAGGCTCCTCGTTTTCTATTCGGATAGACCTCGGGCCATTATTGCGGCCAAAAAGAAGTTTATCATGGCAAGAGCTGGAGACCTCAGCCTTTTCATTGCCTTTGTATTGCTTTACAACCACTTTGGAACTGGAGATTTAGGAACAATCTTTCAACAGATAAAAGAAAACCAAGCGCTGCAAAGTAATTTTGCGAATGTGGAACTCGCAGGTGTGTTTTTGGCCCTTGCTGCCATCTTTAAATCGGCTCAATTCCCATTTCACGGTTGGCTTATAGAAGTAATGGAAACGCCTACTCCAGTATCTGCCCTACTCCACGCTGGACTACTAAATGCGGGTCCGTTTTTAATAACTAGATTTGCTTTTGTTGTGGAAGGCACTACCCTAGCACCGGTGATTTTAATTATATTCGGTGGATTTACAGGGTGGTTTGCTTCCGTGGCATTCCTTACGCAACCTTCAGTAAAAACTGCTCTAGGCTATTCTAGTGTGGCCCATATGGGATTTATGTTAATGATCTGCGGACTCGGAGTATATCCAGCAGCCATGCTTCACTTGGTGGCCCACTCTTTTTATAAAGCCCACGCATTTTTGTCGTCCGGCAGTGTTATCGATACGGTACGCTCCAATAAGGTGGCGCTACCAGAGAGACTGGGGAGTATCCCAAGGTTGTTGTTAAGTGTATTCCTGGCCATGGCGGTATATCTGGCATTCTCGTTCGCTTGGGGAATCGATCCCCTGGAAGAACTTTCCCTCTTGGCAACTGGAGCTATAATAGTTATGGGGTTATCTCAAATGCTTGCTCCAACAATAGACGCCAATGGTTTTAAATCTGGAATACTTAGAACCACAATAATGGCAACCCTTGTAGCTGCTGCATTTTTTACCTTGGAAAGTGCAACCCATTTATTACTAGCTACCCAATTACCAACTCTTTCACAACCAAATATGATAATTACTGTGCTTATTGCAGGTGTTTTATTACTGTATGGAATTACAGTTGTGGGCCAAATGCTCGCTCCTTCCCTTGCTACGAGCTCCTACTGGACCAAAGTGGGGTTCCATTTTAGAAATGGCTGGTATGCAAATGCCATATTAGATAGGCTCGTGGGCGCATTGAATAACAGCTCTAGTGGAACACCACAACCGAATTTTTCAAATAAAGCTTTCAATATTCCTACGGAAGAAAATCCATCAGATAAAAAGCCAAAAAGGGAATCTGTTTTAGAATCTGTATAA
- a CDS encoding LysR family transcriptional regulator has product MNYTLHQLQIFLKVVETKSITKASEELFMTQPAVSIQLKNFQEQFEISLTEIVGRQLFVTEFGYEIAAIAERVIQELNIINYKTQAFKGILAGKLTISSASTGKYVIPYFLSDFLEMHTGIDLTLDVTNKTRVIESLKQNETDFALVSTVPDKMDLEEEILMENKLYLVGNRPKKENNIPLIYREEGSATRMAMQEYFSNHLKGKRKRMELTSNEAVKQAVIAGLGYSIMPLIGIHTELEAEQLYILPSKKLPIKTEWRLVWLKGKKLSPVASAYLQFIKEHKQNILKKHFKWVDDF; this is encoded by the coding sequence ATGAATTACACATTGCACCAACTTCAAATATTCTTAAAAGTTGTGGAAACCAAGAGTATTACCAAGGCTTCGGAAGAATTATTTATGACGCAACCAGCGGTTTCCATTCAGCTAAAAAACTTTCAAGAACAGTTCGAAATTTCTTTAACAGAAATTGTAGGAAGACAACTTTTTGTAACGGAATTTGGATATGAAATTGCGGCTATCGCGGAGCGGGTGATACAGGAATTGAATATCATCAACTATAAAACACAGGCTTTTAAAGGAATTCTGGCAGGGAAACTTACAATTTCCTCGGCTTCTACAGGAAAATACGTAATCCCTTATTTTTTATCGGATTTTTTGGAAATGCATACGGGAATTGATTTAACGCTGGATGTTACCAATAAAACGAGGGTTATAGAAAGCCTTAAGCAGAATGAAACTGACTTTGCATTGGTATCTACAGTTCCCGATAAGATGGATCTTGAAGAGGAAATTTTAATGGAAAACAAACTTTATTTGGTAGGGAATCGACCAAAAAAAGAAAACAATATACCGCTTATCTATAGAGAAGAAGGGTCTGCTACCCGCATGGCAATGCAGGAATACTTTAGTAATCATCTTAAAGGAAAAAGAAAGCGTATGGAATTAACCTCTAACGAAGCTGTAAAACAAGCTGTTATTGCGGGTTTGGGCTATTCCATAATGCCATTGATAGGTATCCACACAGAGTTGGAAGCAGAGCAGTTGTATATTTTACCATCTAAAAAATTGCCTATAAAAACGGAGTGGCGTTTGGTATGGTTAAAAGGAAAAAAGCTCTCGCCCGTAGCATCTGCCTATCTTCAATTTATAAAGGAGCATAAGCAAAACATACTTAAAAAGCATTTTAAATGGGTAGACGATTTTTAA